Proteins from a genomic interval of Lycium ferocissimum isolate CSIRO_LF1 chromosome 2, AGI_CSIRO_Lferr_CH_V1, whole genome shotgun sequence:
- the LOC132045058 gene encoding dof zinc finger protein DOF3.2-like: MEQGGRSSGESDRNQQQRRMKMTENVSSAAQPPQPPPQKCPRCDSNNTKFCYYNNYSLTQPRYFCKTCRRYWTQGGTLRNVPVGGGCRKGKRTMKAGGSSSSAGGDSPPRSHHHQQQPQITNLSAAAAFFSGNSTSRTQPPPLPSMSSLYSGGGGGFLSSLAAMQSMTQLSQGVNNHQSQFGVNNQFGNFHIPSTTPKVDQNQQMEPSQSGFYQLVNREKSMESSFYPSDQTLQVQATRPLGSWTQRFINNNNNIWPNSSASSSGGATNSTTAASASLSPNQWPDLPGFGPST; this comes from the coding sequence ATGGAGCAAGGTGGAAGATCATCAGGAGAGAGTGATCGAAATCAGCAACAAAGGAGAATGAAGATGACAGAAAACGTCTCATCAGCTGCACAACCACCACAACCACCGCCGCAAAAATGCCCTCGTTGTGATTCAAACAACACCAAGTTTTGCTACTACAACAACTACAGTTTGACTCAGCCACGGTATTTCTGCAAGACATGTAGGAGGTACTGGACTCAAGGTGGAACCCTAAGGAACGTCCCTGTTGGTGGCGGTTGCCGTAAAGGTAAACGCACGATGAAGGCTGGCGGTTCATCATCATCAGCTGGCGGTGATAGTCCACCAagatctcatcatcatcaacaacagcCACAAATAACGAATTTGTCAGCAGCAGCTGCTTTTTTCTCAGGTAACAGTACTTCAAGAACTCAACCGCCACCACTTCCATCGATGAGTTCTTTGTAttctggtggtggtggtgggtttTTGTCTTCTTTAGCTGCCATGCAATCAATGACTCAATTATCACAAGGTGTCAATAATCATCAATCCCAGTTTGGGGTAAATAACCAATTTGGTAATTTCCATATTCCAAGTACTACTCCTAAGGTTGATCAAAACCAACAAATGGAACCTTCACAAAGTGGATTTTATCAATTGGTCAATAGAGAAAAGTCCATGGAATCATCTTTTTACCCATCTGATCAAACTTTGCAAGTTCAAGCTACAAGGCCTTTGGGTTCTTGGACACAAAggttcatcaacaacaacaacaatatttgGCCAAATAGCTCAGCCAGCAGCAGTGGAGGTGCTACTAATAGCACCACCGCTGCTAGTGCATCTCTCAGCCCGAATCAGTGGCCCGATCTTCCGGGCTTTGGCCCATCAACATGA